ATGTCCAGGCGGGGGACCTCCAGCGTGCTGCCTCCTCTATTCAGCTTCACGTCGAGGATGGAGCGCATGCCCTTCTCATTCATGGCCCGACCCTTGAACTTCACCCCTGCGAAGCTGTACTCTGTCGCTGAGCGCCACCGGCGCACTTGATCGGAGTCGTTTACGGTGGCAGCAGGCGGGGCGGAGGGTGGAGCAGGCTTCAAATGCATATGAAGAAGATGGAGAAGATTGCCAGGCACGGTTGGCTGCGGCGGCACCATGGCAGGCGCTGCCTCTTTATACTTCTGTCTTCTCATGAGATCGAGGGCATACTCTGTGATCTTTTTAATCACACGATCCTTACCATCCAAAGCCGTCAGCTCTCCAATCTTCTCTAGGACGAAGAAAGGTATCTGGTTCTCGGCGAGGTAGAAGACGTCGCGGACTACCGCCAGAGCCTCCGCCCTGTTCGCCGATGGGACGCCGACTTCTACAGTCACCGATGCATCATCTGCGGGCTGTGCTTGGAAgccaacgagacgggagagtatGTAGCAGCCGTCGAGGAGGAGCATGCGTACAAACTGCTCACTCGTCATGTCAGCAAACGTGTTGGCGTAGCAGTTCCTCACTGATTCTTCAAGGCATCTGAGCTCGTTGATGTAGACGTTCACCGTCATGTCGGGTCTCATGGCTCTTGCAGCCGAGAGCAGCTTGCCAAGACTCGTCAGCTTGTCGTGCTCCATGGCGAGGTGCGGGCTCCTGCTCTGGGGCCGAGGGTAGTTGTACGGGCCGATGGCGACGTGGTCAGGATCGTACTCGCCGCAGTCGACGTTGCGCGTGAGGTCGCGGACCTTGGCGACGATGATGGGACAAGAAGAACGCCCGTCGCCAACCGGCGCCTGGGACGAGTTGAGGGCGTCTAGTTTCCCAGTGAGCTCATTTGCCAGCTGAGCCATCTCTATAACGTAGGAATGGGCAGAATCGCTGGATTGGCCTGCAATGGAAGTCGACCAGTCAGCAAACGGAGCGTGATTAGTTAGCACGTACATGAAAAAATTGAACAAACGGGAGGATAAGTTTTCTTGGCACCTTGCTGCTCCATTTGCTTGTAGTAAGCCAATTGATTGGTTTACTCTCTTCGGCCTAGCAGAGTAGTAGTTCTTGCGCTCCTGGACTTGAGAGTTCTGTTGCCCTCTCAACGCTCAGTTCACGCTTTGTTTCAGAGTTGGTAACCTGGCTGGCATCTGTATATGTAACCCTTCATCTCCTACTTTACATTTCGTTGAGGATAAGAATAGAAGATTCACGCGCAGGCAAGATCTGTTAGATTACTTAGGAAGCTGCTCAAAGCTGATATAATTGACACACTTTGCGAAAAGAAATCGACATATCAGCTCGAGTCAAGTCAAGCACTGAGGTGCCCCCTCGTGCATCTTTCTGAAAAGAGAAAGCTAGCTAGGATTCCCGCTTGATAGAGCGCAACGTTGAGTGGCTACAAAAAAGGAAGAATGGTTTGGCGTGACCTGCTTGTGCACGTTTGATTCCCTGACTGCATCGCCATCAGGCCCAGAGGCAGCACCGGCCAGCCGAGAAAGGAGTACTATAGCTAGCAACTTGGCTGCTTTTCCTGCTTGGAAACGAGGCTAAGTATCCATGGTCCATCTTGCTACCTTCCGTGACATACGTCCAGCAGTTTGGAATAGTATGAGCGTTCAGTATCAGATTCCAATCAACTGAGATTCAGTCGACCGTGTGTATGTATGGCGTTGTGTTTTTAACTTAACTTGCAAGGTGGCCCTCGCAAATGAGAGGGCATCATATTTTTGTCCGTGAAAAGTGTTATGTATTTAATTTTATGATCTTATCCAATCCAGGATTTTTTTTTACTCCTATTTACCATTGCATTGCATAATAGATAATATTTTAGGCATCAATACCTGTCTAAAATATAACATTGACCTTTATTTGTGTAAAAGGAAATAACTATGTTCTAATAAATAATACCCCCTgcgatccaaaataagtgtcgcagTTTTGAACCGGTCTTAGTTCGAAACTTCGACACTTATAGTGGATTGAAGGTAGTATTTTTAATAAAATATTATTTTATAGTAAATCTTATGGTATTGATTCATATTTTCTCAGTAATTTGTTTATATGGTCACAAATCAACTAAACCAAACAAACTAAACTGCAATCTTTATGTCCGCTAGATCAATTGTCATATACTCTAGTGTATGTGTACATTTGTATGCCCCTTTGCTATTATGTGCCTGGCTATACAGAATAATCTGATTATGTTCATATCGTAACTTCTAGTAACTAGTGCTCTAATTTATATTAAAAACAATATTTGTATTTAAGAAATTACCATACCTATTGAGACATCAGTTCGAGTAACTTGTGCTCTCATTTATGTACTACTCTGTCATTGCTTATTTTGGTGCATAAACACTCCATCATTTTCTGCGACCACCCCTGAAAACTTTTATGGCCTTGCTGATAGTACTAATTGTCTCGAAATCATAAGACGGCAAGAAATAACATTGGAATTGGTTATACTTTTATAGGATTATAATCGTGTATTCTATTTCTATCTAATGCATTACATTGGCACTGGTGTATCTGGAGAGTACTAACATGGTTAAAAGAGACAAAATGCACACTTGTATTTATGAGTAAAATAAGAATTAACATGCATACCTAAAAGTTATTTGTGTGAGATATGTCAAGTGTAATTATGATAATCTAACATATACAATCTGGTTGAGTATGGTACATAGATCTGACTGAAATGACCCATTTAGGTACGTTTATGTGGGTCTCATGGCTATAATAGGTTTAGATACATGTTTTTGAATGGGCGATTCAAGGCGGTTTCAAACACCATTATTGGTAATGTTCCTGCGGGTGAAAAGGTGACAACATCATTGCTCCGGTCCAATTGCATCTTGTTTACCGAAGTCTTTAGAGTATTTCTTCTAACAGAGATTAGTACCGCGAAGGTTTTTCCAAGAGATTGCATGGAAATTCTTAGTCACAGGAGTTACTTTGTATTTTCTTAGATCTTAGATCAAAATAAGTGTACCTGTAATTGTTATGAGTATGAATAAAATTACAAGTGTTTCTAAAAAAATTAGCATCGACAAAAAAGTGATCCAATGATTCACATGGCATTaacctccccctcccctcctaaTTCAGAACCATTTCTGCTTTTATTTTAACCGTATCTGCTAACATATGTTGTGACAAAGCGAAGACTTGTCCTAGAAGATAACACGAAAGACGCCTCCACTGTTGGGGACGACCACGGTCTCATGATGAATGCACCCAGAGGGATGACACAACTCTAAACTTTGGCCCCTACACCTTGAACGGCTCAGCACGCTCCACGCTGTACACTACGCGAAAAGGAATCGACAAGCCATCTAGAGTCAAGTCAAGCACTGAAGTGAAGGTATGCATTTTTCCTCGTGTGCATCTTTGTGAAAAGAGAAAGCTACTAGCTAGGATTCCCCGTGATAGGGCGCAAGGTTGCGTGGCTACAAGAAAGAATAGTTTGAAGTGACCTGTTTGTACTCCTTTGGTTCCCTTCCTGCTACTTGGCTGCTTTGCCTGCTTGGCAAGGAGGCTGGCTGGTCCATCCATGGTCCACCTTGCTACCTTCCGTGACTTACGTCCAGCAGTTTGGAATAATACGAGCTTTGAGTATCAGATTCCTATTAACTGAGATTCAGTCCACCGTGTGTGTGTATGTATGCCATGGACTTTTTTGACTACTTAACTAGCCAGGTGCCCCTCACAAATGCCTCACAAATGCGAGGACATCGTCATAAATGTATCAAAAGTGTATGAAAATTAAATTAGGGTTTCATAGTATTCATATTACATGATTAGGATGGTTCTGTTGACATTTAAATTATTATGACAAATGAGATGTCGCATGTGATTGAACTATATATATCTGATCAGCTTTTATTTACGGACGTGTATCTATAAGGTTCCATTTCCAAAAGAACACCATATCTATAACTATATGTGTTGTGTGTACGTGACCTTAGATCAGTATACATACAACTAAAGTTTAGATCGCACGCTAGAGGTAGTTCTGATTTGATAATGTGTTGGTTTATGAAGTCCAAATTCAGATTGTTGGTTGTCCATACTCCATAGTAATAGTGAGGGTAAAAATTCAGATTGTTGTCTGTTTCTGATGCTAAATTGGTTTTGAGGATCTATCT
The Aegilops tauschii subsp. strangulata cultivar AL8/78 chromosome 3, Aet v6.0, whole genome shotgun sequence genome window above contains:
- the LOC109770816 gene encoding uncharacterized protein encodes the protein MEQQGQSSDSAHSYVIEMAQLANELTGKLDALNSSQAPVGDGRSSCPIIVAKVRDLTRNVDCGEYDPDHVAIGPYNYPRPQSRSPHLAMEHDKLTSLGKLLSAARAMRPDMTVNVYINELRCLEESVRNCYANTFADMTSEQFVRMLLLDGCYILSRLVGFQAQPADDASVTVEVGVPSANRAEALAVVRDVFYLAENQIPFFVLEKIGELTALDGKDRVIKKITEYALDLMRRQKYKEAAPAMVPPQPTVPGNLLHLLHMHLKPAPPSAPPAATVNDSDQVRRWRSATEYSFAGVKFKGRAMNEKGMRSILDVKLNRGGSTLEVPRLDIDSETWRLLRNLMELEQRNREAVGSHVTAYCVFMSQVACTTKDVELLSKRDVIVHGHGNNDEVAKCFADLCKGIQFDPDDPECNYLRETCWILEKRSRSSSRRWMAWLRRKYFRNPWLVIGLLAAVVGLACEVVQAVYSVLS